In Streptomyces sp. Li-HN-5-11, the sequence CTCGCGGGCCAGGCCCGTCTCCGGGTCGGCCAGGGCACGGACGTGCGGGAGGAGGCGCGGGTCGAGCCAGGGTTCGCCGCGGGTGACGAACTCCGGGTAGACGCAGAGCCGTTCGCGCAGCTCGAAGCCGGCGGCGGCCGAACGCTCGCGCAGGAGGTCGATCTGCGGCCAGGGGCGTTCGGGGTTGACGTGGTCGATGGTGAGCGGGGAGACCCCGCCCCAGTCGTCGATGCCGGCGCCGATGAGGCGTTCGTACTCGGAGTCGACCAGGTTGGGCGGGGCCTGGAGGCAGGCGCTCGGGCCCATGATGTGCCGGGCCACGGCGACGGTGGCGACGAGGTCGTCCAGTTCCGCGTCCGGCATGCCGCGCATGGCCGTGTCCGGCTTGGCGCGGAAGTTCTGGATGATGAGTTCCTGGATGCCGTGGTAGGCGCGGGAGATCCTGCGGAGCGCGAAGAGGGACTCCGCGCGCTCCTCGTACGACTCGCCGATGCCGATCAGGAGGCCGGAGGTGAAGGGCACGGAGGAGCGGCCGGCGTCCTCCAGCACCCGCAGCCGCACGGCGGGTTCCTTGTCCGGGGAGCCGTAGTGCGGCCCGCCCGGCTCGGACCAGAGCCTCTCGGCGGTCGTCTCCAGCATCATGCCCATGGACGGGGCGACGGGCTTGAGCCGCTGGAAGTCCGTCCAGGTCATGACGCCCGGGTTGAGGTGGGGCAGCAGCCCGGTCTCCTCCAGGACGCGGATGGAGATGGCACGGACGTAGGCGATGGTGTCGTCGTAGCCGTGCGCGTCGAGCCACTCGCGCGCCTCGGGCCAGCGGTCCTCCGGCTTGTCGCCGAGGGTGATCAGGGCTTCCTTGCAGCCGAGTTCGGCGCCGCGGCGGGCGATGTCGAGGACCTCGTCCGGGGACATGAACATCCCGTGCCCGGCACGGCGCAGCTTGCCGGGCACGGTGACGAAGGTGCAGTAGTGGCACTTGTCCCGGCACAGCCGGGTCAGCGGGATGAAGACGCTCTTGGAGTAGGTGATGACGCCGGGGCGGCCGGCGGCCTCGAGGCCCGCGTCCCGCACCCGCGCGGCGGACGCGGCGAGGTCGGTGAGCTGCTCACCGCGGGCCTGGAGCAGGACGGCGGCCTCGGTGGCGTCCAGGGCGACACCGTCCCGGGCGCGTTTGAGGGCGCGACGCATGGAGTTCTCGGTGGGTCCGGTTCCGGGGGCCGCGGAAGTCGTCATCCTTCGAGCATACGAGTGCGGTGATCAGGGCCGTAGGGTGGCCGATCCGCCGCCACAACGCTCGGGGCTCAGGGAGCGGTCACCTCGCCGTGGTCCTCGTCGGGCAGGCGACGCGTCAGCTCAGCGGTCAGCTCGGGGTCCGCGAGGATGCGTGCCGTTCCGCGAGGATGCGTGCCGTCGCCCGCCACTCGACGACGACCCGGTGGAGGCCGGCGTGGGACCTCCTGCTGGACGGCGTCCTGCGTCGCGTCGACGAGTTCGGCCACGAACCGGCGCGACTCCTCGGCCGACAGGTGTCGGACCCATCGGAAGAGCGCGGGCAGCGTCCGCGGAACGGTGTCCTGGTCGGTGCGGAAGGTGTCCAGGGAGATGTCAGGGGCTGTGCCGGACATGGATCCGTTTGTCGAGCTGAACGCCGTGACGGATTTTCGGTGATTGCCGGAGGAGCTGTTCAACTGCGGCCGTCGACGCCCCGGATCCGGTCGGCTACCGTAGCGAATCGCCGATCCGTCGGTAAGAGCTGACTTTCCACTGGTGGACGGCACTTCGAAGGTTCACTTGTCGTGCGAGGGGGCACCAATGAGAATCCGCAACGCCATTTCCGCAGCGGTCTTCGTGGCGACCACTGCCGTTGGCACGATCACCGCGGTCTGCGGCCCGGCCCAGGCCGACTGGGCGCCGTTCAGGAAATGCACGTCGTTCGATCAGAGTGGATTCAAGGGCGACGTCTGCGTGGACCGGATCGGCCTTGGACCACAAGAATTCCTCGGCCTGGGCCACATCCAGGCATTCCCCAGCAACTGCGCCACATTCCGGGTCGACGTCGTTGACCCCGATGGCACGGCGGTGCATTCCGTGAACAACATCCCCTGCGCCACCGGGATGGTCGGCACTGCTCGATATCTCGCCGAGCTGCACGTGAACGGCAGGGCGTATGCCCGCCTGGTCAGCTTTGACAGCGCAGGAAAAACGCTGCTGTCGGTCAACTCCGAGATCATCGTCTCCCCGTTCGACAACCACTGAGGGGCCAGGGCTTTTCTTTCGGATCACCGATCGTTGGTTGACGTGTGTCGTTGACTGACGCCCAGTGGGCCCGCATTGCGCCGCTTCTGCCGGACCGGACGCCTCGGCGGGGTGGGCGGTGGCGGGATCACCGGCGGGTGATCGACGCGATCGCGTACGGCGCCGCAGACGACGGCGGACCGCCCGGGACTGGTTGGACCTGGCCCACAGGTCTCGTCGGCTGATCTCAGGCTGTCGGGTCCCGGTTCCACGCCATCGGCATCCTGCCGGCTGGTGAGACCAACAAGCTCCGCGGACGCAGTCCGATCGTGACGGGGGGCCGTGGCTGCCCTTACGTTGGGAGCGTGACTGCCGCGAGTGGTGCTGGGGGCACGGACCGGGACCGGGAGTCCCGGACGATCCGGGGCACGCTGACTCCCGGCTCGCCGGACTACGTGTACATCCCGGTCAAGGTGCCTTCCGGGGTGCGGGAGATCAAGGTCGAACACGCCTACGACAGGCCGTCCGTCCCGGCCGGCACCCCCGGCAACGCGCTCGACATCGGCGTCTTCGACGAGCGCGGCACCGAGGTGGGCGGGCCCGGCTTCCGGGGCTGGTCGGGCGGGGCGCGCTCGAAGTTCTTCATCCGCACGGACGACGCGACCCCGGGGTACGTGCCCGGTCCGGTGGGCGAAGGCACCTGGCACGTGGCGCTGGGCCCGTACACGGTCGCGCCGCAGGGGCTGTCGTACGAGCTCACGGTCACGCTGACGTACGGGGAGTCCGGCGTGACGCCCCGGACGGTGTACCCGCCCGAGCGGGCGAGGGGCCGGGGCCGGGCCTGGTACCGGGGCGACTGTCACATCCACTCCTGGCACTCCGACGGCCGCCGCGCCCCGGCCGAGATCGCGGCACTCGCCCGTTCGGCGGGCCTGGACTTCATCAACAGCTCCGACCACAACACCCACGCCTCGCACGCCCACTGGGCCGGCCTGGCCGACGACGACCTGCTGATCATGCTGGGCGAGGAGGTCACGACGAGGAACGGCCACGTGGTGGCCCTCGGTACCGACCCCGGCACCTTCCTGGACTGGCGCTACCGGGCGCGGGACAACCGCTGGGCCCGCTTCGCGCGGGACATCCGCCGCGCCGGCGGCCTGGTGGTCCCCGCCCACCCGCACGCCACGTGCGTCGGCTGCGCCTGGAAGTTCGGCTTCGCCGAGGCGGACGCCGTGGAGGTGTGGAACGGTCCCTTCACACCCGACGACGAGACGGCACTGGCCGACTGGGACAGCATGCTGGTGCTGTCCGTGCGGGAGGGGAGGGAGGGGCGTGCCTGGATCCCGGCGATGGGCAGCAGCGACGCCCACCGGCCGCCGGACGCGGTGGGCATGCCCCAGACGGTCGTCCTGGCCGACGACCTGACCCGCGAGGCGATCCAGGAGGGCATCCGCGCGGGCCGCTCGTACGTGGCCGAGTCCGCGAACGTGTCGCTGACGTTCAAGGCGATGGGAGAGGCGTGTGAGCCGGCCGGGATCGGGGAGCGGTTGCCGGTGGACCCGGACACCCCGGTCACGGTCCGCCTGGAGGCCTCCGGCGTCCCGCGCTGCACCGTCCGCTTCGTCACCGACCAGGGCGTACTCCTGACCAGCGACCCGCTCCCGGTCTCCGGCTCGGGTGAGGTCGAGTGGCGTACGACGGCGGCGTACGCGGCCTACGTACGGGCGGAGGTCCGCCACGAGACGGCGGTGGGACCGCTGCCGGGGGTGATGGCGGCGTTCACGAACCCGATCTTTCTGGGACGCGACTGATGCCGGGCCCGGCGATCGAGGACGTACTCGCTTGGCGGGGGCCGAACAGATGAGCGTCAGTCCACAACCTGTGGATCACGGAAGTAGTGTACGACCGTGACCGACCGTGCCACCCCTCCCCAAACCGTCCTCAGCACCAGCGCCACCGCCTTCGCCGTCCTCCTGCACGCGCTGAGGACGCGCGCTCCCCTGGCACCGGTACCCGGACGTTGACCACCACTGCACAAGCGCAGCAGAACAGGAGCCCCGGAGACCATGCCCCGCCCCGCCGAGACCAAGTACCGCGTCGCCACGGCGTTCCAGCGCCGCCTGAATCCGATCATGCGCCGCCTGCCGGCCCAGATCCTCCTGGAGACGACGGGCCGCACCTCGGGCCTGCCACGCCGGACCCCGGTCGGCGGACGCCGCGTCGACGGCTCGTTCTGGCTGGTCTCCGAGTTCGGTGAGCGTTCGCAGTACGTCCGCAACATCAAGGCGGATCCGCGGGTGCGGGTGCGTCTCCGGGGCCGCTGGCACACCGGCACCGCCCACCTCCTGCCGGACGATGACCCGGTCGCCCGCCTGCGCGGCCTGCCCCGGATGAACAGCGTGGCGGTGCGGGCGATCGGGGCGGGGCTGCTGACGGTGCGGGTGGATCTGGACGGGTGACGGTCGGCGAGAGGCCTCGTCCGCTGGGGAGCCGCCGGACGGAGCCCGTACTCGGCCGGCCACGGGGGGTCCCGCAGGCGTGCGTCCATACCCGATGGCTATCACTGCAGCTATTGGACGCCTGTGACGTCTTGGCCGACGATCGTTTCAGTTGACGAAGCATCAGCGCAAACGAGGAGTCTGACATGGCAACGCTTACTCCGCACCTTGTTGTGCGTGACCCGGTCCGCGCGGCCGAGTGGTACGCGCGGGCGTTCGGAGCCCAGGAGCGCAGCCGCGTTCCGCTGCCCGGAGGGCGCGTCATGACGATCGAGCTCGCTTTCGGCGACTCCACCGTGGCGATCGCCGACGAGTTCCCCGAGCACGGCATCGTCTCGCCGCTCACCCTCGGAGGTACCTACGGCGCACTGCAGATCGCCACCGACGACGTCGAAGCATTGTGGAAGCAAGCGCTGGAGGCCGGCGCGGAAGTGTTCCACCCCCTGCAGGACACCTTCTGGGGCGAGCGTCACGGGCAGGTCATCGACCCGTTCGGACACCGGTGGGGCCTGTCGCAGCACCTGCGCGACGTGCCACCGCAGGAGATCGCCGCCGCGGCCGCCAAGCTGTTCGGTGCCTGAGCCCGACAGCAGGAGCCAAGAACGCCGAGGACCGAACTGGTCGGCCCCGACGCGCGGCCGAAACCCTTTTGAGAGGACTGGTTTCCATGTCAGAGCGACTGCAGCGCAACCAACTCGTGATCGACGAGTTCCGCTCCGCAGGCGGAGTGGTGGGCGGTGACTTCGCGGGAGTGCCCCTGCTCCTGCTCACCACGACCGGTGCGCGCAGCGGGGAGCCTCGCACCATGCCGATGACCTATCTGAGGGACGGTACGAGGCTGGTGGTCTTCGGAGCCAACGGAGGCCGGCCGAAGCACCCGGGCTGGTACCACAACCTGCTGGCCGACCCCGCCGCCCTGGTCGAGGTCGGCACCGAGGCATACCGGGTGACGGCGACGGTGACCGAGGGTGCGGAGCGCGAACGGCTCTGGGCTCAGCAGCTGCTGCACACCCCGTATTTCGAAGGCTTCCAGGAGCAGGCCGGGCGCCGGATCCCGGTCGTCGCGCTGACACGGGACGCCTGAGTGAACCGCCTCGGTTTCCGCCCGCGCCCACAGTCCGGGGATGGGCTTCGCGGGTGCCCTCACCCCGGCCACACGATCGCCTGGACCTCGCTGTAGGCGTGCAACGCGTATGAGCCCACGTCCCGCCCCACCCCGCTCTTCTTGAAGCCGCCGAAGGGTGCCTCCATGTTGCGGGCGACCGTGTTGACGCCGACTCCGCCTGCCTTGAGGCGTCGGGCCACGCGGAAGGCCCTCGCCACGTCGCCCGACCAGACGTAGTCGATGAGTCCGTAGTCGGAGTCGTTGGCGAGGGTCACTGCCTCCTCCTCGTCGTCGAAGGGGATGACCGTCACCACCGGGCCGAAGATCTCCTCGCGGGAGACCCGCATGTCGTTGGTGCAGTCGGCGAGGAGGGTCGGGGCGACGTAGAAGCCGCGGTCCGGCAGGAGCGGTCGTTCGGCTCCCGTGACGACCGTCGCGCCCTCCTTGCGGCCCAGTTCGACGTACGACTCCACCCGCTCGCGGTGCGCCGCCGAGATCAGCGGGCCGACGACCGTGTCCGGCTCCCTCGGGTCGCCCACCTTCAAGCGGCGTGCGTAGGAGGCCAGTTGGTTCACCAGGTGGTCGTACACCCCGCGCTGGGCGAGGACGCGCGTCGGCGCCGTGCAGATCTGGCCGCTGTAGAAGGAGAAGGCGGTGCCGATCCCGGCCACCGCCGACCCGAGGTCCGCGTCGTCGAAGACGAGCGCCGCGCCCTTTCCGCCCAGCTCCATCAACTGGCGTTTCATGTCCCGCCCGCACACCTCGGCGATGCGCCGGCCCACCGCCGTGGAGCCCGTGAAGCTCACCATGTCGACGTCGTCCGAAGCCACCGCCGCCTCGCCCACCTCCACCGAGCGGCCGGAGACGACGTTCACCACTCCCCGTGGCACTCCGGCCTCCTCCAGGGCCTCAGCCATCCGGTACACCGACAGCGGGTCCTGCGGGGCCGGTTTCACGACCACCGTGTTGCCCATGGCCAGGGCGGGCGCGACCTTGCCCGCCGGGTTGGCCCACGGGTTGTTGTACGAGGTGATGCACACCACGACCCCGACCGGCTGGCGCACCGCCAGGGCGCCCACCACGCCCGCCTTGCCCATCGGGCCGGCCTCGTTGATCTGCGGCTCGATCGCCCACTGGGCCGGTTCCACGCGCGCGTACCGGCGGAAGCGGGCCGCGGCCACGCCCACCTGCATCGCCCGCGCCGTCGCCGTCGTCGCTCCGGTCTCCGCGCGGGCCAGTTCCGCGTACGGCACCAGGCGGTCGCGGATCAGGCCGGCCGCCCGGGCGAGTACCGCCGCCCGTTCCTCGGGCGCGGTGCGGGACCACGGCCCGCATGCCTCGCGGGCCGCAGCGCAGGCCGCGCGGACCTGGTCCGCCGAGGCCTCCGGGGCCCGGCCGACGCTCTCCTCGGTGGCCGGGTCGGTGACCGGGTAGTGGCCGGCGTCCGGCTCGGCCCACTCCCCGCCGATGAACAGGCCCCGGGCGTCGTTCGCCGTGTCGTTCACCGCGTACTCACCGTCCGGGTGTCCCGGCCGGAGCGCAGTACCCGGCCCGGTACCGCCCCCGTCACCACGTCGTCGCGGATCGCCTCGGCACCGTTGACCCAGACGGCTCGTATCCCGAGCGCCTTGGAGTCCAGGCGCGGGCTGTCGCCCGGCAGGTCGTGCACGAGGGTGGCCTGGCCGGCGTCGATCCGTTCCGGGTCGAGGAGGACCAGGTCGGCGTGCCAGCCCTCCCGGACACGGCCGCGCTCGCGCAGCCCGAAGAGCCGCGCCGGGTCGTCGGTCAGCATCCTCACCGCCTGCTCCAGGCCCACGAGCTTCCGGCCGCGCAGACAGTCGCCGAGGAAACGGGTGGTGTACGGCGCCCCGCACATCCGGTCCAGGTGCGCCCCCGCGTCCGAGCCGCCCAGCAGGACGTCCTCGTGCTGCCAGGTCTCGGCGCGCAGGGACCAGGAGGCGGGGTCGTTGTCGGTGGGCATGGGCCACAGGACCGTACGCAGGTCGTCCGCGGCGCAGATCTCCACCAGGCAGGTGAACGGGTCCTGGCCCCTCTCCTGCGCGATGTCCCGGACCACCCGCCCGGTCAGCCCCGCGTTCGCCTCGCTGTAGGTGTCGCCGATGACGTACCGCCCGAAGTTCGCCAGCCGCCGGAAGACGCCCGCCTCCTTGGAGTCGGCCCGCCGCAGCATCTCCGCCCGGACGGACGGGTCGCTGAGGCGCGCGATGCGTTCCGGGACGGGGAGGCCGAGGATCGGGCCCCATCCGGGAATCAGGTTCAGGGCGCAGAAGGTGCCCAGAGACATGTTCATCGGCGTGAGGATGGGCATGGTGAGGGCGACGACCCGGCCGCCCGCCTTGCGGGCCCGCTCGCTCGCGGACAGCTGCCTGGGCACGCGTTCGGGGACGGCCGCGTCGACGGTGAGGACGTTCCAGTTCAGGGGGCGTCCGGCGGTCGCGCTCATGTCCACGAGCAGGTCGATCTCGGCGTCGCTGAACTGGTCCAGGCAGCCCGCGACGATCGCCTCGATCTGCGTGCCCTCGTGCTCGCCGACGGCCCCGGCGAGGGCCAGGAGTTCCTCGGGCCGCGCGTGCCGGGAGGCGACCGGCTGCCCGTCACCGTCGGAGTGCGTGGACGACTGGGTGGTGGACAGGCCCCAGGCTCCGGCCTCCATGGCCTCGTGGAGGAGCCGGAGCATCGCCTCCGTCTGCTCGGGCGTGGGCTGCCCTCCCACCGCCTGCGGCCCCATCACATGGCGGCGCAGGGCGCAGTGCCCCACCATGAAGCCGGCGTTGACGGCGATCCGGCCCTCCAGCGCGTCCAGGTACTCGCCGAAGGTGTGCCAGCTCCATGGTGCGCCCTCCTCCAGCGCGACCAGGGACATGCCCTCGACCCTGGACATCATGCGGCGGGTGTAGTCGGCGTCCTTGGGGCGGGCCGGGTTCAGGGGGGCGAGGGTGAAGCCGCAGTTGCCGGCCGCGACCGTCGTCACCCCGTGGTTGAGGGACGGGGTGGCGTACGGGTCCCAGAAGAGCTGGGCGTCGTAGTGGGTGTGGGGGTCGACGAAGCCGGGGGTGAGGAGGAGGCCGGAGGCGTCCTCGGTGGTGCGGGAGGCCTCGGTGACCTTGCCGATCGCTGCGATCCTGCCGCCTCGTATCCCCACGTCCGCGGTGTACGCCGGTGCGCCCGTGCCGTCGACGACGGTCGCGCCCTTGATCAGATGGTCGAGCATCCTCGCGGCCCCCTCACGCGGACTGGCGGAACCGGGTGGTCCGGTGCACCGGATCCGTGTCGATCTTCGGAATCACGTGCTCCCCGATCAGCCGGATCGTCTGCAGCGTCTCCTCCTTCGGCACCCCCACCGGCAGCCCGAAGCTCAGCTGGTCGGCCCCGGCCTGCTCCCACCGCTTGCACTGCCGCAGCACCTCGTCGGGGTCGCCGCAGATCAGCAGTTCCTCCTCGACGAGGACCTCGACGAACTCCGCCGTGTACTCGGGCAGCGTCTCGGGCCAGACCGGGAAGCCCTCGGGGCGCGGGAAGGTGTCGTGGTAGCGGAAGACGAGGGACGGCAGGTAGTGCAGGCCGCCGCCCACCGCGATCCGGATCGCCTCGTCGTGCGTGGGCGCGCAGATCGCCGTGGTCGTCACCATCACGTTGTCGTTCACGAAGTCCCCGACGGGCTCCGCGTTCACGACCGCCGTCTTGTACTGCTCCAGCACCCACTCCATGTCGGAGACCTTCTGGATGCTGAAGCCGAGGACGCCGAGCCCCTTCTTCGCCGCCATCGCGTAGGAGGGCGGGGACCCGGCGGCGTACCACATCGCCGGGTGGGACTTCCCGTACGGCTTGGGCAGGACCTTGCGGGGCGGGAGCTGCCAGTGCTTGCCCTGGAAGCCGGCGTACTCGTCCTGGAGCCACATCTTGGGGAACTCCGCGATGGTCTCCTCCCAGATCTCCTTGGTGTAGTTCATGTCGGTGATGCCGGGGAGGAAGCCCAGGATCTCGTGCGAGCCGGCGCCGCGCCCGCTGCCGAACTCGAAGCGGCCCTCGCTGAGGTGGTCGAGCATGGCGACCTTCTCGGCGACCTTCACCGGATGGTTGACCTGGGCGAGCGGGTTGAAGATGCCGGAGCCGAGGTGGATGCGCTCGGTGGCGTGGGCGAGGTAGCCGAGGAAGACGTCGTTGGCGGAGAGGTGGGAGTACTCCTCCAGGAAGTGGTGCTCTGACGCCCAGGCGTACTTGAAGCCGGACTTGTCCGCCTGGATGACGTACTCGGTCTCCTCCATCAGCGCCTTGTGCTCGGCGAGCGGGTCGGTCTCGGCGCGCTTGCCCACGTATCCCTGTACGAACAGCCCGAATTCCAAGGAGGTTCACCGTCCCCTACGTTTTCTGACGCTTCGTCAGATCAGCCTGCCGCCCGACTGTTGCACCGCCCGCATGCACCGTCAATAGCTGACGGCCCGTCAGGCATCCCGGGCTCAGCCCGTCAGGCATCCCGGTACCGGCTCAGATGACGGTCACCCCCGCCAGCCACCCGCCGTCGATCACGAACGGCTGCCCGGTGATGTACGAGGAGTCGTCACTGGTGAGGAACAGGGCCAGCCGGGCCACCTCCTCCGGCCGGCCTATCCGGCCCAGCGGCACGAGTTTGCGGTACAGCTCGTCCAGCGCGCGGGTGGTCTCCTCGGCGTCGGCGTCCGGGTCCAGCCGGGCCGGGTTGGACATCGGGGTGTCGACGGCGCCCGGGCAGATGGCGTTGACGCGGATCTTCCGGTGCGCCAGCTCCAGGGCGGCGACCCGGGTGAGCCCGAGGACGGCGTGCTTGGTGGCGGCGTAGGTGCCGACGGCCGCCATGCCGGTCAGCGCCGTGTAGGAGGCGGTGTTGACGATCGTCCCGCCCTCGGCGAGCGCGGGCGCGACCGTCTTCATGCCGAGGAAGCAGCCGACCTGGTTGACCTGCACGACCTGCATGAACTCCTCCAGCGGAGTGTCCACGAGGGCGTTGAAGCGCAGGATGCCGGCGTTGTTGACCAGCCCGTCGACCCGGCCGTAGGCCGTGCGCGCGGCGGCGAGGGCGGCCTGCCAGTCCTCCTCGCGGCTCACGTCCAGGTGGACGTAGGGCGCGCCCAGTTCCTTCGCCAGCGCCTCCCCCTGGTCGTCCAGCACGTCGGAGACGACCACCCGGGCGCCCTCCGCCGTGAAGAGCCGCGCCTCCTGCTCGCCCTGCCCGCGCGCCGCACCGGTGATGATGACGACGCGTCCGTCCAGCTTGGCCATGTCTCTCCTCGTCCGTCCTTGGAGTCGGTCCTCAGTGAAGTGCGGGGGCGACCTCCGCCCCGAAGGCGGCTGTCTGGTCGGTGAGTTCGGCGCGGCTGCGGCAGCGGAACCGCACCTGGATCTGGTCCACGCCCATCGCGCGGTACGCCCGCAGCGACTCGGCGAGGGCCTGCGGGGGGCCGGTGAGGGTGCGGCGGCCGACGTCCCAGGCCGGCGTGCCGACGTAGAGGGGTTCGGTGATGGCGCCGATGCTGAAGGGGCCCTCGATGCCCGCCTCGGCGCGCAGCCGCCGCAGCCGGGCGATCTGCTGCGGCAGCCTCTCCCGCGGGTCGCCCTGCGGGAGCCAGCCGTCGCCCTTGAGGGCGGCCCGGCGCACGGCGGCGGGCGAGGAGCCGCCCACCCAGAGGGGGACGTGCGGCTGGGCCGGGCGGGGGCGCTGGCCGAGCCCTTCGAAGTCGTGGAACCTGCCGTGGTGGGAGGGGAACTCCTCCGGCCCGAGGGCGGCCCGCAACGCGTCGACGGTCTCGTCGAGGAGGGGACCGCGCTGCTCGAAGTCCACGCCCAGCGCCTCGAACTCCTCCCTTACGTGGCCGGCGCCGACGCCCAGGATCAGGCGACCGCTCGACAGGTGGTCGAGGGTGGCGTACTGCTTGGCGGTGATCAGCGGGTGCCGCAGGCCGACCACGGCCACATGGCTGAGCAGC encodes:
- a CDS encoding transposase, whose translation is MSLTDAQWARIAPLLPDRTPRRGGRWRDHRRVIDAIAYGAADDGGPPGTGWTWPTGLVG
- a CDS encoding CehA/McbA family metallohydrolase, whose protein sequence is MVTGGRGCPYVGSVTAASGAGGTDRDRESRTIRGTLTPGSPDYVYIPVKVPSGVREIKVEHAYDRPSVPAGTPGNALDIGVFDERGTEVGGPGFRGWSGGARSKFFIRTDDATPGYVPGPVGEGTWHVALGPYTVAPQGLSYELTVTLTYGESGVTPRTVYPPERARGRGRAWYRGDCHIHSWHSDGRRAPAEIAALARSAGLDFINSSDHNTHASHAHWAGLADDDLLIMLGEEVTTRNGHVVALGTDPGTFLDWRYRARDNRWARFARDIRRAGGLVVPAHPHATCVGCAWKFGFAEADAVEVWNGPFTPDDETALADWDSMLVLSVREGREGRAWIPAMGSSDAHRPPDAVGMPQTVVLADDLTREAIQEGIRAGRSYVAESANVSLTFKAMGEACEPAGIGERLPVDPDTPVTVRLEASGVPRCTVRFVTDQGVLLTSDPLPVSGSGEVEWRTTAAYAAYVRAEVRHETAVGPLPGVMAAFTNPIFLGRD
- a CDS encoding nitroreductase family deazaflavin-dependent oxidoreductase, which encodes MSERLQRNQLVIDEFRSAGGVVGGDFAGVPLLLLTTTGARSGEPRTMPMTYLRDGTRLVVFGANGGRPKHPGWYHNLLADPAALVEVGTEAYRVTATVTEGAERERLWAQQLLHTPYFEGFQEQAGRRIPVVALTRDA
- a CDS encoding D-aminoacylase translates to MLDHLIKGATVVDGTGAPAYTADVGIRGGRIAAIGKVTEASRTTEDASGLLLTPGFVDPHTHYDAQLFWDPYATPSLNHGVTTVAAGNCGFTLAPLNPARPKDADYTRRMMSRVEGMSLVALEEGAPWSWHTFGEYLDALEGRIAVNAGFMVGHCALRRHVMGPQAVGGQPTPEQTEAMLRLLHEAMEAGAWGLSTTQSSTHSDGDGQPVASRHARPEELLALAGAVGEHEGTQIEAIVAGCLDQFSDAEIDLLVDMSATAGRPLNWNVLTVDAAVPERVPRQLSASERARKAGGRVVALTMPILTPMNMSLGTFCALNLIPGWGPILGLPVPERIARLSDPSVRAEMLRRADSKEAGVFRRLANFGRYVIGDTYSEANAGLTGRVVRDIAQERGQDPFTCLVEICAADDLRTVLWPMPTDNDPASWSLRAETWQHEDVLLGGSDAGAHLDRMCGAPYTTRFLGDCLRGRKLVGLEQAVRMLTDDPARLFGLRERGRVREGWHADLVLLDPERIDAGQATLVHDLPGDSPRLDSKALGIRAVWVNGAEAIRDDVVTGAVPGRVLRSGRDTRTVSTR
- a CDS encoding nitroreductase/quinone reductase family protein translates to MPRPAETKYRVATAFQRRLNPIMRRLPAQILLETTGRTSGLPRRTPVGGRRVDGSFWLVSEFGERSQYVRNIKADPRVRVRLRGRWHTGTAHLLPDDDPVARLRGLPRMNSVAVRAIGAGLLTVRVDLDG
- a CDS encoding aldehyde dehydrogenase family protein, which codes for MNDTANDARGLFIGGEWAEPDAGHYPVTDPATEESVGRAPEASADQVRAACAAAREACGPWSRTAPEERAAVLARAAGLIRDRLVPYAELARAETGATTATARAMQVGVAAARFRRYARVEPAQWAIEPQINEAGPMGKAGVVGALAVRQPVGVVVCITSYNNPWANPAGKVAPALAMGNTVVVKPAPQDPLSVYRMAEALEEAGVPRGVVNVVSGRSVEVGEAAVASDDVDMVSFTGSTAVGRRIAEVCGRDMKRQLMELGGKGAALVFDDADLGSAVAGIGTAFSFYSGQICTAPTRVLAQRGVYDHLVNQLASYARRLKVGDPREPDTVVGPLISAAHRERVESYVELGRKEGATVVTGAERPLLPDRGFYVAPTLLADCTNDMRVSREEIFGPVVTVIPFDDEEEAVTLANDSDYGLIDYVWSGDVARAFRVARRLKAGGVGVNTVARNMEAPFGGFKKSGVGRDVGSYALHAYSEVQAIVWPG
- a CDS encoding SDR family oxidoreductase translates to MAKLDGRVVIITGAARGQGEQEARLFTAEGARVVVSDVLDDQGEALAKELGAPYVHLDVSREEDWQAALAAARTAYGRVDGLVNNAGILRFNALVDTPLEEFMQVVQVNQVGCFLGMKTVAPALAEGGTIVNTASYTALTGMAAVGTYAATKHAVLGLTRVAALELAHRKIRVNAICPGAVDTPMSNPARLDPDADAEETTRALDELYRKLVPLGRIGRPEEVARLALFLTSDDSSYITGQPFVIDGGWLAGVTVI
- a CDS encoding LLM class F420-dependent oxidoreductase; protein product: MQLPVQSRSTLYAEPWEAGAGPEDLVGIARAAERAGFAYLASCDHVAIPRRLAPAMSTVWYDPVATLSYLAGVTERIRLLSHVAVVGLRHPLITAKQYATLDHLSSGRLILGVGAGHVREEFEALGVDFEQRGPLLDETVDALRAALGPEEFPSHHGRFHDFEGLGQRPRPAQPHVPLWVGGSSPAAVRRAALKGDGWLPQGDPRERLPQQIARLRRLRAEAGIEGPFSIGAITEPLYVGTPAWDVGRRTLTGPPQALAESLRAYRAMGVDQIQVRFRCRSRAELTDQTAAFGAEVAPALH
- a CDS encoding VOC family protein, giving the protein MATLTPHLVVRDPVRAAEWYARAFGAQERSRVPLPGGRVMTIELAFGDSTVAIADEFPEHGIVSPLTLGGTYGALQIATDDVEALWKQALEAGAEVFHPLQDTFWGERHGQVIDPFGHRWGLSQHLRDVPPQEIAAAAAKLFGA
- a CDS encoding LLM class flavin-dependent oxidoreductase, which codes for MEFGLFVQGYVGKRAETDPLAEHKALMEETEYVIQADKSGFKYAWASEHHFLEEYSHLSANDVFLGYLAHATERIHLGSGIFNPLAQVNHPVKVAEKVAMLDHLSEGRFEFGSGRGAGSHEILGFLPGITDMNYTKEIWEETIAEFPKMWLQDEYAGFQGKHWQLPPRKVLPKPYGKSHPAMWYAAGSPPSYAMAAKKGLGVLGFSIQKVSDMEWVLEQYKTAVVNAEPVGDFVNDNVMVTTTAICAPTHDEAIRIAVGGGLHYLPSLVFRYHDTFPRPEGFPVWPETLPEYTAEFVEVLVEEELLICGDPDEVLRQCKRWEQAGADQLSFGLPVGVPKEETLQTIRLIGEHVIPKIDTDPVHRTTRFRQSA